From a single Planctellipticum variicoloris genomic region:
- a CDS encoding alpha/beta hydrolase, with protein MPRFHILCGLLTAFLTASQLHAQQLVPPSPPDTITFEKDIVYGKTGDTELKLDLSRPKNSAQPLPCIVVIHGGAWRAGNKPGHDNLTWLFAEKGYVSATIGYRFCPQHPFPAQIEDAKCAVRFLRAHANEYGIDPDRIGAIGFSAGAHLSLMLGVMGKDDGLEGDGGWADQPSQVNAVVSYFGPTELGAEDIPEISKPLVKDFIGGLATEKPEEAKRASPNTYVTKGDAPILFFQGTKDPLVPHTQVYRMIETLTKAEVPARAEILVGAGHGWGGKDLARTLAETVDFFDENLKPTTRK; from the coding sequence ATGCCCCGCTTCCACATCCTCTGCGGCCTGCTGACCGCGTTCCTCACGGCTTCGCAGCTCCACGCCCAGCAGCTCGTCCCCCCGTCTCCGCCCGACACGATCACGTTCGAAAAGGACATCGTCTACGGCAAGACCGGCGACACCGAGCTCAAGCTCGACCTCTCCCGCCCGAAGAACTCCGCCCAGCCGCTCCCCTGCATCGTCGTCATTCACGGCGGCGCCTGGCGGGCCGGCAACAAGCCCGGGCACGACAACCTGACCTGGCTGTTCGCCGAGAAAGGCTACGTCTCCGCCACCATCGGCTACCGCTTCTGCCCGCAGCACCCGTTCCCGGCCCAGATCGAAGACGCCAAATGCGCGGTCCGCTTCCTCCGGGCTCACGCGAACGAGTACGGGATCGACCCGGATCGCATCGGCGCCATCGGCTTCTCCGCCGGGGCTCATTTGTCACTGATGCTCGGCGTGATGGGGAAGGACGACGGTCTCGAAGGAGACGGCGGCTGGGCCGATCAGCCCAGCCAGGTCAATGCCGTCGTCTCCTACTTCGGCCCGACGGAACTGGGAGCCGAGGACATCCCCGAAATCAGCAAGCCCCTCGTGAAGGATTTCATTGGCGGTCTGGCGACCGAGAAGCCGGAAGAAGCAAAGCGGGCTTCGCCGAATACGTACGTCACGAAGGGAGACGCGCCGATTCTGTTCTTCCAGGGGACGAAAGACCCGCTCGTCCCGCACACGCAGGTCTACCGCATGATCGAAACGCTCACGAAGGCCGAAGTCCCGGCCCGGGCGGAAATCCTCGTCGGCGCCGGTCACGGCTGGGGCGGCAAAGATCTTGCACGGACGCTCGCCGAAACCGTCGACTTCTTCGACGAGAACCTCAAACCCACCACCCGCAAATAA
- a CDS encoding HAD-IB family phosphatase, with protein sequence MPSPTATHRKLFITDFDGTLTDVDFYETILEALPEERRPPYWEEFLAGRMSLFEMLRRVFLVGPKTLPEILELVERTGFDPQAGAAWRTLHDAGWQLAVVSAGCRWYIDLLLERYGIEAAVIANPGQFVEGTGLVMELPAEAEFRHERRGIDKAAVVQAALAKFDDVAFAGDGRPDLEAIRLVRDGRRFAKSWLAENLAAEGVAFEPFARWSEIAGRLRGE encoded by the coding sequence TTGCCATCACCCACCGCCACGCACCGCAAACTGTTCATTACCGACTTCGATGGGACGCTGACAGACGTCGATTTCTATGAGACGATTCTGGAGGCGCTGCCGGAGGAGCGGCGGCCGCCCTATTGGGAGGAGTTTCTGGCGGGGCGGATGTCGCTGTTTGAAATGCTGCGGCGGGTGTTCCTGGTCGGCCCGAAGACGCTGCCGGAGATTCTGGAGCTCGTCGAGCGGACGGGGTTCGACCCGCAGGCTGGAGCGGCGTGGCGGACTCTGCATGATGCGGGCTGGCAGTTGGCGGTCGTCTCGGCGGGCTGCCGGTGGTACATCGACCTGTTGCTGGAGCGTTACGGGATCGAGGCGGCGGTGATCGCCAATCCGGGGCAGTTCGTGGAGGGGACCGGGCTGGTGATGGAGCTGCCGGCGGAAGCGGAGTTCCGGCATGAACGCCGGGGGATTGATAAAGCCGCGGTGGTGCAGGCCGCGCTGGCCAAGTTTGACGACGTGGCGTTTGCGGGGGACGGCCGGCCCGATCTGGAGGCGATCCGACTGGTGCGGGACGGTCGGCGGTTTGCGAAGAGCTGGCTGGCGGAGAATCTCGCGGCGGAAGGGGTGGCGTTTGAGCCGTTTGCGCGATGGAGCGAGATTGCGGGGCGGCTGAGGGGGGAGTGA